A single Anatilimnocola floriformis DNA region contains:
- a CDS encoding ParB/RepB/Spo0J family partition protein encodes MSKDRRLGRGLAALLGSPLDETAEITSDTAPPPPVRTTPRLFDESVLEHKNEAASSDEDALLQLAVADIQDNPFQPRREFNEEEIASLAESLKQHDLLQPILVRKVDGKYQLISGERRLRAAIRAGWKSIPARVREADDRLVAELAIVENLQRKDLNPIEKALSFKRYLDEHRCPQDELARRLSIDRSTIANLMRLLDLPPQVLDSLRSEKLSAGHARALLPLGDEDEQIALAHRITSEGLSVRAVEQIVSEAVSADDEETPTNSAAPAKKKRTRSEQIASLEQELRIALGTKVEIKQSAKGRGTVVIHFTDSDDFDRLRDQLADTAPRKRVA; translated from the coding sequence ATGAGTAAAGACCGACGACTGGGCCGCGGCCTGGCTGCACTGCTGGGTTCGCCGCTGGACGAAACGGCCGAGATCACGAGCGACACCGCGCCACCGCCGCCGGTGCGCACCACGCCGCGCCTCTTCGACGAAAGCGTACTTGAACACAAAAACGAAGCTGCTAGCAGTGACGAAGACGCCCTGCTGCAACTCGCCGTTGCTGACATTCAGGACAACCCGTTCCAGCCGCGGCGTGAATTCAACGAGGAAGAAATCGCCTCGCTTGCAGAGAGTTTGAAGCAGCACGATCTGCTCCAGCCGATTCTCGTGCGCAAGGTCGACGGCAAGTATCAGCTCATCTCGGGCGAACGCCGCCTCCGCGCCGCGATTCGCGCTGGCTGGAAGTCCATCCCCGCTCGCGTTCGCGAAGCCGATGATCGCCTGGTCGCTGAACTCGCCATCGTCGAGAACCTGCAGCGCAAGGATCTCAACCCAATCGAAAAGGCCCTGTCGTTCAAACGCTATCTCGATGAACACCGCTGCCCGCAGGACGAACTCGCGCGGCGTCTGAGCATTGATCGCAGCACCATCGCCAACCTGATGCGGCTGCTCGATCTGCCGCCGCAAGTGCTCGATAGCCTGCGAAGCGAAAAGCTCAGCGCCGGCCATGCCCGCGCCCTGCTGCCGCTCGGCGACGAAGACGAACAAATCGCGCTCGCGCATCGCATCACCAGCGAAGGCTTGAGTGTTCGCGCAGTCGAACAAATCGTCAGCGAAGCCGTCTCTGCCGACGACGAAGAGACGCCGACGAATTCAGCCGCACCGGCCAAAAAGAAGCGAACCCGCAGCGAGCAAATTGCGTCTCTCGAACAAGAGCTGCGAATTGCTCTCGGCACGAAAGTTGAAATCAAGCAATCGGCCAAAGGCCGCGGCACGGTTGTGATCCACTTCACCGACAGCGACGATTTCGACCGCCTCCGCGACCAACTCGCCGACACGGCCCCGCGCAAACGGGTTGCCTAA
- a CDS encoding ParA family protein, giving the protein MGRILCIANQKGGVGKTTTSINLAANLSRAGKRTLLIDLDPQCNATSGLGQKPTPRHSLVQRTPLHEAVVPTTYENLSLLPGSRSFQDVDALAKSDDSQAEAIRVHLTNELAGYDYVLIDSPPSLGQLTQTALAASTEVLIPIQCEYFAMEGLTQMINVIRAVMKRHPGRLEFGGILLTMYDPQLELTREVDSEVRDFFGEVVFDTVIPRDVAVAEAPSHGQAVIDYAPRARGTRAYMELCLEVMEHE; this is encoded by the coding sequence GTGGGAAGGATCCTGTGCATCGCGAATCAAAAAGGTGGCGTCGGCAAGACGACCACCTCCATCAACCTCGCCGCGAACCTTTCGCGCGCCGGGAAGCGCACGCTCCTCATCGATCTCGACCCCCAATGCAACGCGACCTCGGGCTTGGGACAAAAGCCCACGCCGCGGCACTCGCTGGTGCAGCGCACTCCCTTGCATGAAGCCGTCGTGCCCACGACCTACGAGAACCTTTCGCTCCTCCCTGGCAGCCGTTCATTTCAAGATGTCGATGCTCTCGCCAAGAGCGACGACAGCCAGGCCGAAGCCATCCGTGTGCATCTGACGAACGAGCTCGCCGGCTACGACTACGTGCTGATCGATTCACCGCCGTCGCTCGGCCAGCTCACGCAAACCGCCCTCGCCGCCTCGACCGAAGTTCTCATTCCCATCCAGTGCGAGTACTTCGCCATGGAGGGTCTGACGCAAATGATCAACGTCATTCGCGCGGTGATGAAGCGACATCCCGGCCGACTCGAGTTCGGCGGCATCCTGCTGACCATGTACGATCCGCAACTCGAATTGACCCGCGAGGTCGACTCCGAAGTTCGGGATTTCTTTGGTGAGGTGGTTTTTGATACAGTCATCCCCCGCGACGTCGCCGTCGCCGAGGCACCCAGCCATGGACAGGCTGTGATCGACTACGCCCCGCGGGCTCGCGGCACGCGAGCCTATATGGAACTTTGCCTGGAGGTAATGGAACATGAGTAA
- a CDS encoding DUF5063 domain-containing protein encodes MDVWDQFAAEAELFVQWAEGGIRDGHDGATEALQRIARLYGAGVCLPCPESGDIQEEPYRVTRDEWQTVYARSAKLQLDFYNTCEPILDVEPEYMVGSLSDDIADIYRDVCTGLRLFRAGHRNEAAWEWEFNFRAHWGTHAADAIRVLHHHVFG; translated from the coding sequence ATGGACGTGTGGGATCAGTTTGCTGCCGAAGCCGAACTCTTTGTGCAGTGGGCCGAGGGCGGCATACGGGATGGTCATGATGGGGCGACCGAGGCGCTGCAGCGAATCGCCCGGCTGTATGGGGCGGGTGTTTGCTTGCCCTGTCCCGAGTCGGGCGATATACAGGAAGAGCCTTACCGGGTCACGCGAGACGAATGGCAGACGGTCTATGCTCGATCTGCAAAGCTGCAGCTCGACTTCTACAACACCTGCGAGCCGATCCTCGATGTCGAGCCCGAGTATATGGTCGGTAGCCTTTCAGACGACATCGCCGACATTTATCGGGACGTGTGCACCGGCCTGCGGCTGTTTCGAGCAGGCCATCGGAACGAGGCTGCCTGGGAATGGGAGTTTAATTTTCGAGCTCACTGGGGCACGCACGCCGCCGATGCCATTCGCGTGCTGCATCACCATGTGTTTGGTTGA
- a CDS encoding DUF1015 domain-containing protein, translated as MPTIQAFHGLRYDLGHVGSLSDVVTPPYDVISPEFQDELYKKHPANFIRLELNREEPGDNDGSNKYSRAARFLRNWRSEGVMQLDPDPAVYVYHQTFEAAGQTFTRRGFMCRVRLERFGQGKIYPHEETHSGPKADRLLLTKACKANLSQIFGLYPDPANAAQNLLEDAVAGQTPLTATDHLGVVHRMWPVANMRTISEVAAIMDAKPMFIADGHHRYETACNYRDELAAAGQLDVNHPANFVLTQCVSMNDPGLLVLPTHRLFRGVQPITSVELAAKLQGNFITRPIGVGPELATALWQEIASTGLQNKLAFYTAQDDTWTLALATEAGSQQMAKLASEHSTDWQGLGVSILHRLVMENLLGLKELPKPMYVHSVQEVIDNLKSGDRAGRDATGQMGTGGRFELAALVMPATVDHVRLISEHGERMPAKSTYFYPKLLGGMVVHPLE; from the coding sequence ATGCCCACGATCCAAGCCTTTCACGGACTTCGTTACGACCTCGGCCATGTTGGTTCGCTCAGCGATGTAGTCACGCCACCGTACGACGTCATTTCGCCAGAGTTTCAAGACGAACTGTATAAGAAGCATCCGGCCAATTTCATTCGCCTCGAGCTCAATCGCGAAGAGCCAGGCGACAACGATGGCTCGAACAAATACAGCCGCGCGGCGAGGTTCCTGCGCAATTGGCGCAGCGAAGGGGTGATGCAACTAGACCCAGATCCGGCCGTGTATGTTTACCACCAAACCTTTGAAGCTGCTGGGCAAACCTTTACCCGTCGCGGGTTCATGTGCCGCGTGCGGCTTGAGCGCTTCGGCCAAGGCAAAATCTATCCGCACGAAGAAACGCACTCCGGCCCGAAGGCCGATCGCTTGTTGCTCACCAAGGCTTGCAAGGCAAACCTGAGCCAGATCTTTGGCCTGTATCCCGACCCAGCCAACGCCGCGCAGAACCTGCTCGAAGACGCTGTCGCCGGCCAAACGCCGCTGACCGCGACCGACCACCTTGGGGTTGTGCATCGCATGTGGCCTGTAGCGAATATGCGGACCATTTCGGAAGTAGCGGCCATCATGGACGCCAAGCCGATGTTCATCGCCGACGGCCATCACCGTTACGAAACGGCTTGCAACTATCGCGATGAACTCGCCGCGGCAGGTCAGCTCGATGTCAATCACCCGGCCAACTTTGTGCTCACGCAATGCGTCAGCATGAACGACCCGGGTCTGCTCGTGCTGCCGACGCATCGCCTCTTCCGCGGCGTGCAGCCGATCACGTCGGTCGAGCTCGCGGCCAAGTTGCAAGGCAACTTCATTACGCGCCCAATCGGCGTCGGTCCCGAACTGGCTACCGCCCTCTGGCAGGAAATCGCCTCGACCGGTTTGCAGAACAAGCTCGCGTTCTACACCGCGCAAGACGACACCTGGACGCTAGCACTCGCCACCGAAGCCGGCTCGCAGCAGATGGCCAAGCTCGCCTCGGAGCACAGCACCGATTGGCAAGGCCTGGGCGTTTCGATCCTCCATCGCCTGGTGATGGAAAACCTGCTCGGCCTGAAGGAACTGCCGAAGCCCATGTACGTTCACAGCGTGCAAGAAGTGATCGACAACCTGAAGAGCGGCGACCGCGCCGGCCGTGACGCCACCGGCCAAATGGGAACCGGCGGCCGCTTCGAACTCGCCGCCCTCGTGATGCCCGCCACGGTCGACCACGTCCGCCTGATCAGCGAACACGGCGAACGAATGCCGGCGAAGAGCACGTACTTTTATCCGAAGCTGCTGGGCGGCATGGTGGTGCATCCGTTGGAGTAA
- a CDS encoding DUF72 domain-containing protein, which produces MKFGQVDAPEEFDFTIPPDPPETTKLLKQTSKSDDFEVYVGCAKWNKKDLKNFFPKGVKDELGYYSSQFNSIELNATFYRLFPKETFEKWYATVPENFRFFPKLEQTISHYKRLKEVQESVDANVKNMSHLQEKLGMPFLQMPDNFAPKDFDRVVTFIENWTNKIPLAIELRHTKWYNDPEVSNALYALLQAHGVTNVLVDTAGRRDLMHMRLTTSTAFVRWVGANDAESDRARLDEWIKRIVQWKKAGLQKLLFFVHQNEEQESPALAAYLIERLNKKIGTNLPIPKTLPPKGLFD; this is translated from the coding sequence ATGAAGTTCGGACAAGTCGACGCCCCAGAAGAGTTCGATTTCACAATCCCGCCAGATCCTCCCGAGACCACGAAACTGCTGAAGCAAACTTCGAAATCAGATGATTTCGAAGTTTATGTGGGGTGCGCCAAATGGAATAAAAAGGACCTCAAAAACTTCTTTCCCAAAGGAGTGAAAGATGAGCTCGGTTACTATTCATCGCAATTCAACAGCATCGAGCTGAATGCCACGTTCTATCGCTTGTTTCCCAAGGAAACATTTGAGAAGTGGTATGCAACGGTGCCGGAGAATTTTCGCTTCTTTCCCAAACTCGAACAAACGATCTCGCACTACAAGCGGCTGAAAGAAGTTCAGGAGTCTGTCGACGCGAACGTCAAAAACATGTCGCATCTGCAAGAGAAGCTGGGAATGCCGTTTCTGCAAATGCCCGATAATTTCGCTCCGAAGGATTTCGACCGGGTTGTGACGTTCATTGAGAACTGGACCAATAAAATACCGCTGGCCATCGAGCTTCGTCATACCAAGTGGTACAACGATCCCGAGGTTTCGAACGCACTTTACGCTTTGCTGCAAGCCCACGGCGTGACGAATGTCTTGGTCGATACCGCAGGCCGTCGTGACCTCATGCATATGCGGCTCACGACTTCGACGGCGTTCGTCCGCTGGGTCGGCGCGAACGACGCTGAATCGGATCGCGCGCGACTTGATGAATGGATAAAGCGAATCGTCCAGTGGAAAAAAGCCGGCTTGCAGAAGTTGTTGTTCTTCGTGCATCAAAATGAGGAGCAGGAATCACCCGCTCTTGCCGCGTATCTCATCGAGCGGCTCAATAAAAAGATCGGCACCAATCTGCCTATCCCCAAGACGCTGCCGCCCAAAGGACTCTTCGATTGA
- the tam gene encoding trans-aconitate 2-methyltransferase — protein MTWSPTQYGKFEAERNRPIRDLLAQLPVANVARIADLGCGPGNSTELLIEQFPNATVIGMDNSSDMLTAARQRLPGIRFEASDIAAWQDAGPFDLLFANAALQWVPSHETLLPFLFQKLATAGTLAVQIPDNLDEPAHRLMREVAAAGPWAEKWRAATQDREARHSAEWYYQMLSGLGARVDVWRTIYHHPLPGGVAAIAEWFKGSGLRPFLQPLDETEKAEFLTRYIAALGQEYSELNGGVVLLPFPRLFFVATRLA, from the coding sequence ATGACCTGGTCACCGACACAGTACGGAAAGTTCGAAGCCGAGCGCAATCGGCCGATCCGTGATTTGCTGGCCCAATTGCCCGTTGCGAACGTGGCACGCATTGCGGATCTCGGCTGCGGTCCGGGTAACTCAACGGAACTACTCATCGAGCAATTTCCCAACGCGACGGTCATCGGCATGGATAATTCCTCCGACATGCTGACGGCAGCGCGGCAACGGTTGCCCGGTATTCGCTTCGAGGCCAGCGACATCGCTGCCTGGCAAGATGCAGGACCGTTCGACCTGCTGTTTGCCAACGCGGCGCTGCAGTGGGTGCCCAGCCATGAGACTTTGTTGCCGTTCCTCTTTCAGAAACTGGCAACGGCGGGAACGCTCGCCGTGCAAATCCCTGACAATTTGGATGAGCCGGCCCATCGTCTGATGCGGGAAGTAGCCGCGGCTGGCCCATGGGCTGAAAAGTGGCGAGCAGCCACGCAAGATCGCGAGGCGCGTCATTCCGCCGAATGGTATTACCAGATGCTTTCTGGCTTGGGGGCTCGGGTGGATGTGTGGCGGACGATTTACCACCATCCGCTGCCGGGTGGCGTTGCCGCGATTGCGGAATGGTTCAAGGGATCTGGCTTGCGGCCGTTCTTGCAGCCGCTCGATGAAACCGAGAAAGCCGAGTTCCTCACTCGTTACATCGCCGCGCTCGGGCAGGAATATTCAGAGCTGAATGGCGGAGTTGTTTTGCTCCCGTTTCCGCGGCTCTTCTTTGTCGCAACGCGGCTTGCTTAG
- a CDS encoding DNA alkylation repair protein: protein MKSPGTYFHAEWNRGTLQRMNVKEILAQLKTLGNEVRRKHNAKAGAPDNQFGVKLGDIRTLAKKTKADQQLALELWDTGNVDAQLLATQLIKPASLTADEVDKLTRSTTCAQVADWLNSYVVAEHPEKEALRVKWQKPKEKDRWAARAGWHFTASRVNKGAEDLDCSKLLDRIEKEMLKADPVVQWTMNNTLGAIGIHDAELRPRAIAIGEKIGLYRDWPVSKGCTPPFVPVWVEAMVARQKK, encoded by the coding sequence ATGAAGTCGCCCGGCACCTACTTTCACGCTGAATGGAACCGTGGCACACTTCAGCGGATGAACGTCAAAGAAATCCTCGCCCAACTAAAGACCCTCGGCAACGAAGTGCGGCGAAAACACAACGCCAAGGCCGGCGCGCCCGACAATCAATTCGGCGTAAAACTCGGTGATATTCGCACGCTCGCCAAGAAAACCAAAGCCGATCAGCAACTCGCGCTCGAGCTTTGGGATACCGGCAACGTGGATGCCCAGTTGCTGGCCACGCAACTCATCAAGCCCGCGTCGCTGACTGCTGACGAAGTCGACAAGCTGACGCGCTCTACCACCTGCGCGCAAGTCGCCGATTGGCTGAACTCCTACGTCGTCGCCGAGCATCCGGAGAAAGAAGCCCTCCGCGTGAAGTGGCAAAAGCCCAAGGAGAAAGATCGCTGGGCCGCCCGCGCGGGTTGGCACTTCACGGCGAGTCGCGTGAACAAAGGGGCCGAGGATCTCGACTGTTCCAAGCTCCTCGATCGCATCGAAAAGGAAATGCTCAAAGCCGATCCCGTCGTGCAGTGGACCATGAACAACACACTCGGCGCGATTGGCATTCACGATGCTGAGCTCCGCCCACGGGCAATCGCTATCGGCGAGAAGATCGGTTTGTATCGCGATTGGCCGGTGTCGAAGGGTTGCACGCCACCCTTCGTGCCCGTGTGGGTCGAGGCGATGGTCGCGCGACAGAAAAAATAG
- a CDS encoding thiol-disulfide oxidoreductase DCC family protein — METAVNQELPQPFAIEVFFDGGCPLCLREVNLLKRWDRKGRIRFTDIDAPAFLNSEPGKTHDELMAQMHGRLPDGTWVQGVEVFRRMYAAVGFGPLVWLSRWPGVSQMLDLGYRVFARNRLRLTGRCTSACSLPAKKPLMESPKVAE, encoded by the coding sequence ATGGAGACCGCAGTAAATCAGGAACTTCCGCAGCCGTTTGCGATTGAAGTCTTTTTCGACGGGGGTTGCCCACTCTGCTTGCGCGAAGTCAACCTGCTCAAACGTTGGGATCGCAAGGGCCGGATCCGCTTCACCGATATCGATGCTCCTGCCTTTCTCAATTCGGAGCCTGGCAAGACTCACGACGAACTGATGGCCCAAATGCATGGTCGCCTGCCGGATGGAACTTGGGTGCAGGGTGTCGAGGTGTTTCGGCGAATGTATGCCGCAGTCGGTTTTGGTCCGCTGGTATGGCTGAGCCGTTGGCCCGGTGTTTCGCAAATGCTCGATCTTGGATATCGAGTTTTCGCGCGCAATCGCTTGCGACTCACGGGCCGCTGCACTTCGGCTTGCTCGCTACCAGCAAAAAAGCCGCTGATGGAATCTCCCAAAGTAGCTGAATGA
- a CDS encoding DUF817 domain-containing protein — protein sequence MQQDSPPANVPEPGIKHSRFAHIRERLEALDLPPGPLAWSYEFLLFGFKEGWACLFGALMLGLLLATRFFYPDNSPLHRYDFLSLSAIAIQVGMLAFRLETWREARVILVFHVVGTVMELFKTQAGSWRYPGVEECVLRFGTVPVFSGFMYAAVGSYIARIWRIFNMRYTGYPPRWTTVVLVTAIYINFFSHHWLPDIRWLLFAATAILFGRTWVLFQPWRTTRRMPLLLGFLLVALFIWFAENIGTFARAWTYPHQSAQWEMVSIAKLGSWFLLMIISFVLVSLVRE from the coding sequence GTGCAACAAGACTCACCTCCAGCCAACGTACCGGAGCCAGGCATCAAGCACTCGCGCTTTGCGCACATTCGCGAGCGTCTCGAAGCCCTCGACCTGCCGCCGGGGCCACTCGCCTGGTCCTACGAGTTCCTCCTCTTCGGTTTCAAGGAAGGTTGGGCCTGTCTCTTCGGCGCCCTGATGCTCGGCCTGCTCTTGGCCACGCGGTTCTTCTATCCCGACAACTCGCCGCTCCATCGCTATGACTTTCTCTCACTCTCGGCGATCGCCATCCAAGTTGGCATGCTCGCCTTTCGCCTCGAGACCTGGCGTGAAGCGCGCGTGATTCTCGTCTTCCACGTCGTCGGCACCGTGATGGAACTCTTCAAGACGCAGGCCGGCTCGTGGCGGTATCCGGGCGTGGAAGAATGCGTCCTCCGCTTCGGCACGGTGCCGGTCTTTTCGGGATTCATGTACGCTGCCGTCGGCAGCTACATCGCCCGCATCTGGCGGATCTTCAACATGCGATACACCGGCTATCCGCCACGCTGGACCACGGTGGTGCTCGTCACCGCGATCTACATCAACTTCTTCTCGCACCACTGGCTGCCCGACATCCGCTGGTTGCTCTTCGCCGCAACCGCCATCCTCTTCGGCCGCACCTGGGTGCTGTTCCAACCCTGGCGAACCACTCGCCGCATGCCGCTGCTGCTCGGCTTCCTGCTGGTGGCCCTCTTCATCTGGTTCGCCGAAAACATCGGCACCTTCGCCCGAGCCTGGACCTATCCCCATCAGAGCGCCCAGTGGGAGATGGTCTCCATCGCCAAGCTCGGCTCGTGGTTCCTGCTGATGATCATCAGCTTTGTGCTCGTGTCGCTTGTTCGCGAGTAG
- a CDS encoding ArsR/SmtB family transcription factor yields MSRTTTEPEPDIFAAISHPARRQMLDLLAKEDHNVNALAGHFEMSRPAVSQHLRILLDAGLVTEERHGRERRYHFLPERLAVVKEWIAQYERFWDDRLARLQKLLAKKNKH; encoded by the coding sequence ATGTCGCGTACCACTACCGAGCCCGAACCGGATATTTTTGCCGCCATTAGCCATCCGGCGCGGCGGCAGATGCTCGATTTGCTCGCGAAAGAAGATCACAACGTCAACGCGCTGGCCGGGCACTTTGAAATGAGTCGCCCTGCCGTTTCGCAGCACTTGCGGATCCTGCTCGATGCCGGCCTGGTCACTGAAGAACGCCACGGCCGTGAGCGTCGTTACCACTTTTTGCCCGAGCGCCTCGCCGTGGTGAAGGAATGGATCGCGCAGTACGAGCGGTTCTGGGACGATCGCCTGGCTCGACTGCAGAAACTACTTGCGAAAAAGAACAAGCACTGA
- a CDS encoding SRPBCC family protein, giving the protein MTNSIRREMQVPQAREQVWLAITDSETLAEWMFPNDFEPRVGHHFTFRVPANPKLNFEGLTVRCEVLECDPPRDSTGGHLAFSWSAGAPVENTHVSFQLERDGQGTRILFEHSGFDLSHPFGEHAFKGAEYGWAKMLKTLSEVVAKPS; this is encoded by the coding sequence ATGACCAATTCCATTCGCCGCGAAATGCAAGTGCCACAGGCGCGCGAGCAAGTCTGGCTCGCCATCACCGACAGCGAAACGCTGGCCGAGTGGATGTTTCCCAACGACTTTGAGCCGCGCGTGGGGCACCACTTCACGTTCCGCGTGCCGGCCAATCCCAAGCTCAACTTTGAGGGACTCACCGTCCGCTGCGAAGTACTGGAATGCGACCCGCCGCGCGATAGCACCGGCGGTCACCTCGCGTTCTCGTGGTCGGCGGGCGCTCCCGTCGAAAACACGCACGTCAGCTTTCAACTCGAAAGAGACGGCCAAGGCACGCGAATTCTGTTTGAGCATTCCGGCTTCGACTTGAGTCATCCATTCGGCGAGCACGCTTTCAAGGGCGCCGAGTACGGCTGGGCAAAGATGCTCAAGACACTCTCCGAAGTGGTCGCCAAACCCTCGTAA
- a CDS encoding alpha/beta fold hydrolase, whose amino-acid sequence MGFVTTKDGVEIFYKDWGPRDGEVVFFHHGWPLSSDDWDAQLLFFVQHGYRVVAHDRRGHGRSSQASAGHDMDHYADDVAAVVQQLDLQRVFHVGHSTGGGEVVRYIARHGEQRVFKAALIAAVPPLMVKTPANPNGLPKEKFDELQAQVLTNRAQFYYDLPAGPFYGYNRPHAKPSTGTIWNWWRQGMMGSALAHYEGIVAFSQTDFTADLQKITVPVLVMHGDDDQIVPYEISGPLSAKLLKSGTLKTYSGFPHGMPTTHAQTINADLLAFLRT is encoded by the coding sequence ATGGGGTTTGTCACGACCAAAGACGGTGTCGAGATCTTCTACAAAGATTGGGGCCCGCGCGATGGGGAGGTGGTTTTCTTTCACCACGGCTGGCCGCTTAGTTCGGATGATTGGGATGCTCAGCTGCTGTTTTTCGTGCAGCATGGCTATCGGGTGGTCGCCCATGATCGCCGCGGTCATGGACGGTCGAGCCAGGCTTCGGCTGGTCATGATATGGACCACTATGCCGACGACGTCGCTGCGGTGGTGCAGCAGTTGGACCTGCAACGGGTGTTTCATGTTGGCCATTCGACCGGTGGCGGCGAAGTAGTTAGGTACATCGCACGCCACGGCGAGCAACGCGTTTTCAAAGCGGCGTTGATCGCTGCCGTTCCACCGCTGATGGTCAAGACTCCGGCTAACCCCAATGGTTTGCCGAAAGAGAAGTTCGACGAGCTGCAGGCGCAGGTTCTCACCAACCGCGCGCAGTTCTACTACGACCTGCCAGCCGGTCCGTTCTATGGATACAACCGCCCGCACGCCAAGCCGTCGACCGGCACGATTTGGAATTGGTGGCGACAGGGCATGATGGGGAGCGCCCTGGCGCACTACGAAGGGATCGTGGCTTTTTCACAAACCGACTTCACCGCAGATCTGCAGAAGATCACGGTCCCTGTGCTTGTCATGCACGGCGACGATGACCAGATCGTCCCCTACGAAATCTCCGGCCCGCTGTCGGCCAAACTGCTGAAGAGCGGCACGCTCAAAACGTATTCGGGCTTTCCCCACGGCATGCCCACCACGCACGCGCAAACCATCAACGCCGATCTGCTGGCATTTCTGCGGACATAG